In a single window of the Polynucleobacter sp. MWH-UH24A genome:
- the pcnB gene encoding polynucleotide adenylyltransferase PcnB, with amino-acid sequence MITKFLDRLLRRGPRPKSDQSGATLVAHKVSKKSHQINPALLSKNAVKVTHTLQQAGYKAYIVGGAVRDLVLGIAPKDFDVATNATPEQVQKLFRRSRLIGRRFQIVHVTYFGKDRPEIIEVSTFRAVLESVGEHIAESGRILRDNVWGTHAEDAARRDFTINAMYYDPSSETVLDYHGGMGDIRSKTIRMIGNPTKRYREDPVRMLRAIRFAAKTGFQIEPKTLAPIHELGQLIHDVPSARLFDEILKLLMSGHAWAGIQALRHANLHHGLLPFMARALEDPQAAQFIEEALRNTDERIQVGKSVSPGFLFAALLWPDLEKQWQSLRKTGMPALAALHAAIDAVVAPSHTGISIQRRHEGDMRDIWTMQPRFEKRVGRYPDRLVEVPRFRAGYDFMLLRSQTGYCKPSLGQWWTDFYHADLPQREALLATAKLEDIDSGQTPSNPNRKRRRRPKKTKPGPEIQPDSGLNGAKQN; translated from the coding sequence ATGATCACTAAATTCCTCGATCGATTATTGCGTCGAGGCCCTCGCCCAAAGTCGGATCAATCTGGCGCTACCCTAGTAGCTCATAAGGTTTCTAAAAAATCCCACCAAATTAATCCTGCCCTGCTTTCAAAAAATGCAGTCAAGGTTACTCACACCCTACAGCAAGCTGGCTATAAGGCCTATATTGTGGGCGGGGCGGTTCGTGATCTTGTTTTAGGGATCGCCCCTAAAGATTTTGATGTGGCGACTAATGCCACTCCCGAGCAAGTCCAAAAATTGTTCAGGCGCTCACGTCTGATTGGGCGCCGCTTTCAAATTGTGCACGTCACTTATTTTGGTAAGGACCGCCCTGAAATTATCGAGGTCTCCACCTTTCGAGCTGTTTTAGAAAGCGTTGGCGAGCATATTGCCGAGAGCGGTCGCATTCTGCGTGACAACGTTTGGGGCACGCACGCAGAAGACGCTGCCCGTCGTGACTTTACGATCAATGCAATGTATTACGATCCTAGCTCCGAAACGGTACTCGATTATCACGGTGGTATGGGCGACATCCGCTCTAAAACGATTCGCATGATTGGCAACCCAACCAAGCGATACCGCGAAGACCCGGTTCGGATGTTACGAGCCATTCGCTTTGCTGCAAAGACAGGCTTCCAGATTGAGCCCAAGACCCTTGCGCCCATTCATGAACTTGGCCAATTAATCCATGATGTTCCAAGCGCGCGCTTATTTGATGAGATCTTGAAGTTACTGATGTCTGGTCATGCCTGGGCCGGAATTCAAGCCTTGCGTCATGCAAACCTGCATCACGGCCTTTTACCATTTATGGCTCGTGCCCTTGAAGATCCGCAAGCGGCTCAATTTATAGAAGAGGCGCTGCGCAATACCGATGAACGGATTCAGGTGGGTAAGTCGGTTTCCCCAGGTTTTCTATTTGCCGCCCTACTTTGGCCTGATCTGGAAAAGCAATGGCAAAGCCTCCGAAAAACGGGGATGCCAGCTTTAGCAGCACTCCACGCTGCAATCGATGCGGTAGTTGCTCCTTCGCATACTGGAATTTCCATTCAACGTCGCCATGAAGGTGATATGCGAGATATTTGGACGATGCAACCCCGTTTTGAAAAACGCGTGGGGCGCTATCCCGATCGACTTGTGGAAGTCCCTCGCTTTCGAGCAGGCTATGACTTTATGCTTTTACGCAGCCAAACCGGATACTGCAAACCCAGTCTTGGGCAATGGTGGACTGACTTTTATCATGCGGATTTACCCCAACGTGAAGCACTGCTGGCAACTGCCAAGCTAGAGGATATAGACTCTGGCCAAACCCCAAGTAACCCAAATAGAAAAAGGCGCCGCAGGCCAAAAAAGACCAAACCAGGCCCTGAAATTCAACCCGATTCCGGGCTAAATGGCGCCAAGCAAAATTAA
- the folK gene encoding 2-amino-4-hydroxy-6-hydroxymethyldihydropteridine diphosphokinase — protein sequence MAQAFIGFGGNIGDARQSITDAIVCLAQHIEIQIVNKSCFYQSAPVNAVGGDYINAVVEIDTELNPYGLLYVCQSIEHQFGRERPYANAPRTLDLDILFYEGIEQNHSELTIPHPRIAERSFVILPLLEICPDFFLPNYGPLKNLLPNIAHQRITRITCKHCDCEQQLH from the coding sequence ATGGCGCAGGCCTTTATTGGATTTGGTGGCAACATTGGCGATGCTCGACAGAGCATCACTGATGCGATCGTCTGCCTTGCACAACACATTGAAATTCAGATCGTCAATAAGAGTTGCTTTTATCAAAGCGCGCCCGTAAACGCGGTTGGTGGTGACTATATCAATGCGGTTGTGGAAATTGATACCGAACTCAATCCCTATGGACTTTTGTATGTCTGCCAATCGATTGAGCATCAGTTTGGTCGCGAACGTCCTTATGCAAATGCGCCCCGAACCCTTGATCTCGATATTTTGTTCTATGAAGGCATCGAGCAAAATCATTCTGAACTCACCATTCCCCATCCGCGCATTGCTGAACGATCATTTGTGATCCTTCCATTACTTGAAATCTGCCCTGATTTCTTCTTACCCAATTACGGCCCCTTAAAGAATCTTTTACCGAATATCGCGCATCAGCGTATTACCCGAATCACTTGCAAACACTGCGATTGCGAGCAACAACTGCATTAG
- the panB gene encoding 3-methyl-2-oxobutanoate hydroxymethyltransferase produces the protein MSYLQGDKPITITKLLAMHADGEKIAVLTAYDSTMSALLNRCGVEVILIGDSLGNVIQGHSSTTPVTVEEMAYHTECVARANHHAFLVADLPFASYGDPVQALESAAELMRAGADMVKLEGGSWQIDIIRFLVERSVPVCAHLGLLPQSVHLLGGYKVQGKSKDAATQMLDQAHDCQAAGAQMLVLEAIPSALGEKITQSLHIPTIGIGAGPNCSGQVLVLQDLLGISPGKPPKFVKDFMAGNSSIEAAIKTYVREVKSGKFPGPEHCFAS, from the coding sequence ATGAGTTATTTACAAGGCGATAAGCCAATTACGATCACGAAGTTATTGGCCATGCATGCGGATGGCGAGAAGATTGCAGTATTAACTGCATACGACTCAACCATGAGTGCACTTCTCAATCGCTGTGGAGTTGAGGTCATTTTGATTGGTGACTCACTGGGTAATGTGATTCAAGGTCATAGTAGTACCACTCCAGTCACCGTAGAAGAAATGGCTTATCACACGGAATGCGTTGCCCGCGCCAATCACCATGCATTTTTAGTGGCCGACCTACCCTTTGCGAGTTATGGAGATCCAGTACAAGCATTGGAATCGGCTGCTGAGCTCATGCGCGCTGGGGCCGACATGGTAAAGCTTGAAGGCGGTAGTTGGCAGATCGATATTATTCGGTTTTTGGTAGAACGTAGCGTCCCAGTTTGTGCTCACTTGGGACTTTTGCCTCAATCCGTTCACTTGTTGGGCGGCTACAAAGTCCAAGGTAAATCAAAAGATGCCGCTACTCAGATGCTTGATCAAGCGCATGACTGCCAAGCCGCTGGGGCGCAAATGCTGGTATTGGAAGCAATACCGTCAGCCCTTGGAGAAAAAATTACCCAATCACTCCACATTCCGACGATTGGGATTGGGGCGGGGCCCAATTGTTCTGGACAAGTTTTGGTTCTGCAGGATTTACTTGGAATTAGCCCCGGTAAACCCCCAAAATTTGTTAAGGACTTTATGGCCGGCAACAGCTCCATTGAGGCAGCCATTAAAACTTATGTTCGCGAAGTCAAGTCCGGAAAGTTTCCTGGACCCGAACACTGCTTTGCCTCTTAA